The Parasteatoda tepidariorum isolate YZ-2023 chromosome X2, CAS_Ptep_4.0, whole genome shotgun sequence genome includes a region encoding these proteins:
- the LOC107443347 gene encoding adenylyl cyclase-associated protein 2, with amino-acid sequence MSEVPIQVLAFDDMMRCNVEDFLALSTELGEPMIEFAFMVKDAFDKSRMLIEFCLYNSAPENENEFFLSQPLTKALEVIQKFRDANPKNSAFYNHLSMISESIVALNWPIIKRTPTQFIKDMKESGQFYANRVLVSHKGNAKHTNWVNKWAQIMDEVELYVKHYFLTGFTWGAAQGGMLQPRLPPPPPPPPAPEFIKDFEAGDGGSDARQALINELNQGTGITSRLKPVNKTGSTGTKLEPGKKSVGAVKPQAKVYPPKFVLEGRKWVIEHQKDNPSLTLDNQMSESVAMYSCQSSFLEILNKINNIVIDSSKKVSIIIRGDVISCVEIIRCEGLKIQCEGVVPLINCANSDNIQIFVNEQSKHVQLIASKSSSLNMCMMQPDGDYVEYPVPEQIMSVIENGKLKSSVVDNI; translated from the exons ATGAGTGAG GTTCCTATTCAGGTCCTGGCATTTGATGATATGATGAGGTGCAATGTTGAGGACTTTTTGGCACTATCAACTGAACTGGGTGAACCAATGATTgaattt GCCTTTATGGTAAAAGATGCTTTTGACAAGTCCCGAATGTTAATTGAATTTTGCCTCTACAATTCAGCTCCAGAAAAT gagaatgaattttttctatcaCAGCCCCTTACCAAAGCCCTTGAAGTTATTCAg aaatttcgtGATGCTAACCCCAAAAATTCAGCATTTTACAATCACCTCAGCATGATTAGTGAAAGTATTGTGGCTCTTAATTGGCCTATTATA aaacgaACGCCAACTCAATTCATTAAAGACATGAAGGAGTCTGGACAGTTCTACGCTAATCGTGTACTTGTTTCTCATAAAGG CAATGCAAAACACACCAATTGGGTTAATAAATGGGCTCAAATTATGGATGAAGTTGAGCTATATGTTAAACACTACTTTCTAACAGGATTTACATGGGGAGCTGCTCag gGTGGAATGTTACAACCAAGACTTCCACCACCACCCCCTCCTCCTCCAGCACCTGAGTTCATTAAAGATTTTGAAGCTGGTGATGGTGGTAGTGATGCAAGACAAGCTCTTATCAATGAGCTCAACCAAGGAACTGGCATTACAAGTC gattGAAACCTGTCAACAAAACTGGATCAACTGGAACAAAACTTGAACCTGGTAAAAAATCTGTGGGTGCTGTGAAACCTCAGGCTAAAGTGTATCCTCCTAAATTTGTTCTTGAGGGTAGAAAGTGGGTTATT gagCATCAAAAGGATAATCCATCACTGACTCTTGACAATCAAATGTCTGAGTCTGTTGCTATGTATAGCTGCCAAAGTTCATTCTTagaaattctaaacaaaattaacaatattgttATCG ATTCTTCCAAGAAAGTCAGTATTATAATTAGAGGGGATGTCATTTCCTGTGTTGAAATAATAAGATGTGAAGGCCTCAAGATTCAA TGTGAAGGAGTTGTTCCATTAATTAACTGTGCTAATAGTGACAATATCCAAATATTTGTCAATGAACAGTCAAAGCATGTCCAGTTAATTGCATCCAAGTCTTCTTCTTTAAATATGTGTATGATGCAGCCTGATGGAGATTAT GTGGAATATCCGGTGCCTGAACAAATAATGTCTGTAATAGAAAatggtaaattaaaatccaGTGTGGTggataacatttaa